In Archangium violaceum, the following are encoded in one genomic region:
- the nuoL gene encoding NADH-quinone oxidoreductase subunit L, producing the protein MEALKQFFMTAPVEPAIFAQSLWLIIALPLLGAFVCGVFGKMLGRGNVHLIACATVAGSFVLSVLAFWCVSHVQGGSPVAMESVYSPNAIRYAIGYDYGTWFSVGTFRVNFGLLVDHLSGTLLLVITGVGFLIHLYSTSYMEHDDGYWRYFAYLNLFVAAMLTLVLADNLVLLFVGWEGVGMASYLLIGFWYTDAAKAWAGRKAFITNRIGDFAFLIATFLIVLLVSAFNSQANVANFTTVSGAAETAQVRFREGQQLKGPVAFQGLEVLANALPQNAEVNAQAAVTLQTPIAEGPLAGRTFGGVLTVALLLFLLGAAGKSAQFPLYVWLPDAMAGPTPVSALIHAATMVTAGVYLFSRMSFLLVLSPTAMTTVAIIGTITSLLAALIAFAQDDIKKVLAYSTVSQLGIMFMGVGAGIFWAAVLHLVTHAFFKACLFLGAGSVMHGNADETDIKKLGGLRHEMKWTWGTFLVATLAITGIVPLSGFFSKDAIFHGLHHNHLHGYESVTHALYYVGLLIAASTAFYMSRAYLLTFEGKRSPEAKIAHAHESAWQMTLPLVVLAVLSVVALVYALPLMPGRNGPQPVMENFLGPVFASAERIAGRADLVKLDHSVPGLGDYVFAWLVALAGGAVSAFLYMKYFPAQAGKPAPAFARSVRRFTQNKFYVDEAYEFLVIRPVKNVSGILYKLVDTLLIDTVAVRGTAWVTARVGSALRYVQTGDAQGYAAVMALALLGGAVYALIQVLQ; encoded by the coding sequence ATGGAAGCCCTCAAGCAATTCTTCATGACCGCGCCGGTGGAACCCGCCATCTTCGCGCAGTCCCTGTGGCTCATCATCGCGCTGCCGCTGTTGGGCGCGTTCGTGTGCGGCGTGTTCGGCAAGATGCTGGGCCGCGGCAACGTCCACCTCATCGCGTGCGCGACGGTGGCCGGTTCCTTCGTGCTGTCCGTGCTGGCCTTCTGGTGCGTCAGCCACGTGCAGGGCGGCTCGCCGGTGGCCATGGAGAGCGTCTACTCGCCCAACGCCATCCGCTACGCCATCGGCTACGACTACGGCACCTGGTTCTCCGTCGGCACCTTCCGGGTGAACTTCGGCCTGCTGGTGGACCACCTGTCCGGAACGCTCCTGCTGGTCATCACCGGCGTGGGCTTCCTCATCCACCTGTACTCCACCAGCTACATGGAGCACGACGACGGGTACTGGCGGTACTTCGCGTACCTCAACCTGTTCGTGGCGGCGATGCTCACGCTGGTGCTCGCCGACAACCTCGTCCTGCTCTTCGTGGGCTGGGAGGGCGTCGGTATGGCCAGCTACCTGCTCATCGGGTTCTGGTACACGGACGCGGCCAAGGCCTGGGCGGGACGCAAGGCGTTCATCACCAACCGCATCGGTGACTTCGCGTTCCTCATCGCCACCTTCCTCATCGTGCTGCTGGTCAGCGCCTTCAACAGCCAGGCGAACGTGGCCAACTTCACCACGGTGAGCGGTGCCGCCGAGACCGCCCAGGTGCGCTTCCGCGAGGGCCAGCAGCTCAAGGGCCCCGTGGCCTTCCAGGGCCTCGAGGTCCTGGCCAACGCGCTGCCGCAGAACGCGGAGGTCAACGCCCAGGCGGCCGTCACCCTGCAGACGCCCATCGCGGAGGGGCCGCTCGCCGGCCGCACCTTCGGTGGCGTGCTGACGGTGGCGCTGCTGCTGTTCCTGCTCGGCGCGGCGGGCAAGAGCGCCCAGTTCCCGCTGTACGTCTGGCTGCCGGACGCCATGGCCGGTCCGACTCCCGTCTCCGCCCTCATCCACGCGGCGACGATGGTGACCGCGGGCGTCTACCTCTTCAGCCGCATGAGCTTCCTGCTGGTGCTCAGCCCCACCGCCATGACGACGGTGGCCATCATCGGCACCATCACCTCGCTGCTGGCCGCGCTCATCGCCTTCGCGCAGGACGACATCAAGAAGGTGCTCGCCTACTCCACGGTGTCCCAGCTGGGCATCATGTTCATGGGCGTGGGCGCCGGCATCTTCTGGGCGGCGGTGCTGCACCTCGTCACCCACGCGTTCTTCAAGGCCTGCCTCTTCCTCGGCGCCGGCAGCGTCATGCACGGCAACGCGGACGAGACGGACATCAAGAAGCTGGGCGGCCTGCGCCACGAGATGAAGTGGACGTGGGGCACCTTCCTGGTGGCCACCCTGGCCATCACCGGTATCGTCCCGCTCTCCGGCTTCTTCTCCAAGGACGCCATCTTCCACGGTTTGCACCACAACCACCTGCACGGCTACGAGAGCGTCACCCACGCGCTGTACTACGTGGGCCTGCTGATCGCGGCGAGCACGGCGTTCTACATGTCGCGCGCCTACCTGCTCACCTTCGAGGGCAAGCGCTCGCCGGAGGCGAAGATCGCCCACGCGCACGAGAGCGCCTGGCAGATGACGCTGCCGCTGGTGGTGCTGGCGGTGCTCAGCGTGGTGGCACTGGTGTACGCGCTGCCGCTGATGCCGGGCCGCAACGGGCCGCAGCCCGTCATGGAGAACTTCCTGGGCCCCGTGTTCGCCAGCGCCGAGCGCATCGCCGGCCGCGCGGACCTGGTGAAGCTGGACCACAGCGTGCCGGGCCTCGGCGACTACGTCTTCGCCTGGCTGGTGGCGCTGGCGGGCGGTGCCGTGTCGGCCTTCCTGTACATGAAGTACTTCCCCGCGCAGGCGGGCAAGCCGGCTCCGGCCTTCGCCCGCTCGGTGCGCCGCTTCACCCAGAACAAGTTCTACGTGGATGAGGCCTACGAGTTCCTGGTCATCCGGCCGGTGAAGAACGTGAGCGGCATCCTCTACAAGCTGGTGGACACGCTCCTCATCGACACGGTGGCGGTGCGCGGTACCGCGTGGGTCACGGCCCGCGTGGGCAGCGCCCTGCGCTACGTGCAGACGGGAGATGCACAGGGCTATGCTGCGGTGATGGCCCTGGCCCTGCTCGGCGGCGCGGTCTACGCGCTCATCCAGGTGCTGCAATGA
- the nuoK gene encoding NADH-quinone oxidoreductase subunit NuoK, which yields MVPISYYLILAAALFCLGMFGVLIRRNALVVFMCVELMLNAANLTFLAFAKQNGNLTGHVSAFFVIAVAAAEASIGLAIVIAVFRSRGTVNIDEIRTMKH from the coding sequence ATGGTCCCGATCTCGTACTACCTGATCCTCGCCGCAGCCCTGTTCTGCCTCGGCATGTTCGGCGTGCTCATCCGCCGCAACGCCCTGGTGGTGTTCATGTGCGTGGAGCTGATGCTCAACGCGGCGAACCTGACGTTCCTCGCCTTCGCCAAACAGAACGGCAACCTGACGGGCCACGTGTCCGCCTTCTTCGTGATCGCGGTCGCGGCGGCCGAGGCTTCCATCGGCCTGGCCATCGTCATCGCCGTGTTCCGCAGCCGAGGCACCGTCAACATCGACGAAATCCGGACGATGAAGCACTGA
- a CDS encoding NADH-quinone oxidoreductase subunit N — MNIPNLTSADFLPLIPAIILVLGACVLLISEVFLSATSSRGYQAVLTTVTSVIAGIVSLSLLAEPAREVFLGFGAMDPFSSFLTFIVCVSVGLAALTSAGFLRKRGAERGEFYALMLFAGAGMSLLGLSNELITLFVNIEVLSISTYALTSYLRRGTRPSEAGFKYFILGAFSSAVLLYGSALLYGATGTTLLGDMVAPLKSAMTVNPALVYAGAVLVAAGFAFKVAAVPFHMWTPDVYEGAPTPVTALMSAGVKAAAFVALVRVFVSVGTGISPELPFALFSTLALLTMVVGNLMAIPQRNVKRMLAYSSIAHAGYVMLGVAALFVSQPGQEFRLLGPTALVGASPLDVTRVEALRGILFYLLAYTVTAVGAFGIISMLERREDEEKGTAWDLERFSGLAQRRPGWAFAMAAFMLSLAGIPPTVGFIGKLLLFQAAVDAGLVGLTIIAVLSSAAGAYYYLRVVVYMYMRPVPEGAHTLERNWMTELALVVSTIAVVLLGIMPGPVGEWIVQAGSLLSR; from the coding sequence ATGAACATTCCCAACCTCACCTCGGCGGACTTCCTGCCGCTCATCCCCGCCATCATCCTGGTGCTGGGAGCGTGCGTCCTGCTGATATCGGAGGTGTTCCTCTCCGCCACCTCGTCGCGCGGCTACCAGGCGGTGCTCACCACCGTCACGTCCGTCATCGCCGGCATCGTGTCGCTGTCGCTGCTGGCCGAGCCGGCGCGCGAGGTATTCCTCGGCTTCGGGGCGATGGACCCGTTCTCCAGCTTCCTCACCTTCATCGTCTGCGTGTCGGTGGGACTGGCGGCGCTCACCTCGGCCGGCTTCCTGCGCAAGCGCGGGGCCGAGCGCGGTGAGTTCTACGCGCTGATGCTCTTCGCGGGCGCGGGCATGAGCCTGCTGGGCCTGTCCAACGAGCTCATCACCCTCTTCGTCAACATCGAGGTCCTCTCCATCTCCACGTACGCGCTGACGTCCTACCTGCGGCGCGGCACGCGGCCGAGCGAGGCGGGCTTCAAGTACTTCATCCTCGGCGCGTTCTCCTCGGCGGTGCTGCTGTACGGCTCGGCGCTGCTGTACGGCGCCACCGGCACCACGCTGCTCGGGGACATGGTGGCCCCGCTGAAGAGCGCGATGACCGTCAACCCGGCGCTCGTCTACGCGGGCGCGGTGCTGGTGGCCGCCGGCTTCGCCTTCAAGGTGGCCGCGGTGCCCTTCCACATGTGGACGCCGGACGTGTACGAGGGCGCGCCCACCCCCGTCACCGCGCTGATGAGCGCCGGTGTGAAGGCCGCCGCCTTCGTGGCCCTGGTGCGCGTGTTCGTCTCCGTGGGCACCGGCATCAGCCCGGAGCTGCCCTTCGCGCTCTTCTCCACCCTGGCGCTGCTCACCATGGTGGTGGGCAACCTGATGGCCATCCCGCAGCGCAACGTGAAGCGCATGCTGGCCTACTCCTCCATCGCCCACGCCGGCTACGTGATGCTGGGCGTGGCGGCCCTCTTCGTGTCGCAGCCGGGCCAGGAGTTCAGGCTGCTGGGCCCCACCGCGCTCGTGGGCGCCAGCCCCCTGGACGTGACGCGCGTGGAGGCCCTGCGCGGCATCCTCTTCTACCTGCTCGCCTACACCGTCACCGCGGTGGGCGCCTTCGGCATCATCTCCATGCTGGAGCGCCGCGAGGACGAGGAGAAGGGCACCGCGTGGGATCTCGAGCGCTTCAGCGGCCTGGCGCAGCGCCGTCCGGGCTGGGCCTTCGCCATGGCCGCCTTCATGCTGTCGCTCGCCGGTATCCCCCCCACCGTCGGCTTCATCGGAAAGCTCCTGCTCTTCCAGGCCGCCGTGGACGCGGGCCTCGTGGGCCTCACCATCATCGCGGTCCTCTCCAGCGCGGCCGGCGCCTACTACTACCTGCGCGTGGTGGTCTACATGTACATGCGGCCCGTGCCCGAGGGCGCTCACACCCTCGAGCGCAACTGGATGACCGAGCTGGCCCTCGTGGTCTCCACCATCGCCGTGGTGCTGCTGGGCATCATGCCCGGCCCCGTCGGCGAGTGGATCGTCCAGGCCGGCTCGCTGCTCAGCCGCTGA
- a CDS encoding complex I subunit 4 family protein: MSFFDTHLLNIVVYLPLLFAALIWLIPGTERGQIRTLTFIGMLVDLVFGVWAYMRFEPSGAEFQLEYRTRWLEQLGVSYHIGVDGLAVSLLLLTVFLGPLVVMASQTYITERVKEFHLALLALQTVMLGALVSLDVLLFYVFWEAMLIPMYLLVGVWGSEDRQMAAVKFFLYTLVGSLLMLVAIVAVYFISSTPGNRSFDYAAIYNNLVAANREISTCMATGGDCGQLAGLAGTLYRWGPWMFAAFALAFAIKVPMWPVHTWLPDAHVQAPVAGSMILAGVMLKMGTFGFWRFAIPFFPAATHQARPILAALSVIGIVYGALMCLAQRDIKKLIAYSSVSHLGYCMLGMLALTAEGATGSAYQMLNHGVSTGALFLLFGFLYERRHTRLMSDYGGIAKVVPVYTASFLIITFSSVAVPGTNGFVGEFLVLLGTFKSNLGLAVGVLAALGVILGAAYMLWMVQKVFFGPLTHRENQHLSDLSLREFATVVPFLILVVVMGLMPQPFLDRINPSTERFITRANLGAPGSKVQPGDVQITVMPLPPSGMAAAPTAQPSGQLADRR, translated from the coding sequence ATGAGCTTCTTCGATACCCATCTGCTCAACATCGTCGTCTACCTGCCGCTGCTCTTCGCGGCCCTCATCTGGCTGATTCCCGGCACCGAGCGCGGGCAGATCCGCACCCTCACGTTCATCGGCATGCTGGTGGACCTGGTGTTCGGCGTCTGGGCCTACATGCGCTTCGAGCCGAGCGGTGCCGAGTTCCAGCTCGAGTACCGCACCCGGTGGCTCGAGCAGCTCGGCGTCAGCTACCACATCGGCGTGGACGGCCTGGCCGTCAGCCTGCTGCTGCTGACCGTGTTCCTCGGGCCCCTGGTGGTGATGGCCTCGCAGACGTACATCACCGAGCGCGTGAAGGAGTTCCACCTGGCGCTCCTGGCGCTGCAGACGGTGATGCTCGGCGCGCTGGTGTCCCTGGACGTGCTGCTCTTCTACGTCTTCTGGGAAGCCATGCTCATCCCCATGTACCTGCTGGTGGGCGTGTGGGGCAGCGAGGACCGCCAGATGGCGGCCGTGAAGTTCTTCCTCTACACCCTGGTGGGCTCGCTGCTGATGCTGGTGGCGATCGTCGCCGTGTACTTCATCAGCAGCACGCCGGGGAACCGCTCCTTCGACTACGCCGCCATCTACAACAACCTGGTGGCCGCCAACCGGGAGATCTCCACCTGCATGGCCACCGGCGGTGACTGCGGGCAGCTCGCGGGGCTCGCCGGAACGCTCTACCGCTGGGGCCCCTGGATGTTCGCCGCCTTCGCGCTGGCCTTCGCCATCAAGGTCCCGATGTGGCCGGTGCACACCTGGTTGCCGGACGCCCACGTGCAGGCGCCCGTGGCGGGCTCGATGATCCTGGCCGGCGTGATGCTGAAGATGGGTACCTTCGGCTTCTGGCGCTTCGCGATTCCCTTCTTCCCGGCGGCGACGCACCAGGCCCGGCCCATCCTGGCGGCCCTGTCCGTCATCGGCATCGTCTACGGCGCGCTGATGTGCCTGGCGCAGCGGGACATCAAGAAGCTCATCGCCTACTCCTCGGTCAGCCACCTGGGCTACTGCATGCTGGGCATGCTGGCGCTCACCGCCGAGGGCGCCACCGGCAGCGCCTACCAGATGCTCAACCACGGCGTGTCCACGGGCGCGCTGTTCCTCCTGTTCGGCTTCCTCTACGAGCGGCGCCACACCCGCCTGATGTCCGATTACGGCGGCATCGCCAAGGTGGTGCCGGTGTACACGGCCTCCTTCCTCATCATCACCTTCTCGTCCGTGGCGGTGCCGGGCACCAACGGCTTCGTGGGCGAGTTCCTGGTGCTGCTGGGCACCTTCAAGAGCAACCTGGGTCTGGCCGTCGGTGTGCTGGCGGCTCTGGGTGTCATCCTCGGCGCGGCGTACATGCTGTGGATGGTGCAGAAGGTGTTCTTCGGCCCCCTCACCCACCGCGAGAACCAGCACCTGTCGGACCTGAGCCTGCGTGAGTTCGCCACGGTGGTGCCGTTCCTCATCCTGGTGGTGGTGATGGGCCTGATGCCGCAGCCCTTCCTGGACCGCATCAACCCGTCCACCGAGCGTTTCATCACCCGCGCCAACCTGGGCGCCCCCGGCAGCAAGGTGCAGCCCGGCGACGTGCAGATCACCGTGATGCCCCTGCCCCCCTCCGGAATGGCCGCCGCCCCCACCGCCCAGCCGTCGGGCCAGCTCGCCGACCGGCGCTAG
- a CDS encoding NADH-quinone oxidoreductase subunit J yields the protein MNIELILFGAFALLTLLSAGLVIFAKSPISSAMSLVATFFFLAGIYVLLWAHTVAVLQVLVYAGAIMVLFLFVIMLLNLGESTSTGPRLTLSRIAGGAAAAGLLAVLVVAIWRIPERVETFTGPQAVANGFGTLAVIGQTIYTKWLLPFEAVSLLLLVGMVGAVVVAKSRI from the coding sequence GTGAACATCGAGCTGATTCTCTTCGGAGCCTTCGCGCTCCTGACGCTGCTGTCGGCCGGGCTGGTCATCTTCGCCAAGAGCCCCATCAGCTCCGCCATGTCGCTGGTGGCCACGTTCTTCTTCCTGGCCGGCATCTACGTGCTGCTGTGGGCCCACACCGTGGCGGTGCTGCAGGTGCTGGTCTACGCGGGCGCCATCATGGTGCTCTTCCTCTTCGTCATCATGCTGCTCAACCTGGGCGAGTCCACCTCGACCGGGCCGCGGCTGACGCTCTCGCGGATTGCGGGCGGGGCGGCGGCGGCGGGGCTGCTGGCGGTGCTGGTGGTGGCCATCTGGCGGATTCCGGAGCGCGTCGAGACGTTCACCGGCCCGCAGGCGGTGGCCAACGGCTTCGGCACCCTGGCGGTCATCGGCCAGACCATCTACACCAAGTGGCTGCTGCCCTTCGAGGCCGTCAGCCTCCTGCTGCTGGTGGGCATGGTGGGCGCGGTGGTGGTGGCCAAGTCGCGGATTTGA
- a CDS encoding sigma-54-dependent transcriptional regulator — translation MDDQRNMRATTALLLRSERYSVLEAANGEEALATLASNGVDLMLTDLKMEPMDGLTLLKKALEVTPRLQVIMMTAFGSIESAVEAMRQGAFDYVTKPFKEGELRYRVERALERARLLAAVDMFAGEFNERYGLSALVGRSPAMQELQSRLIRVAQSDATVLVQGESGTGKELVARAVHAQSRRKDKPFVPVNCAAISETLLESELFGHAKGAFTGAVRARRGLVEEADGGTLFIDEVTETTPAFQSKLLRTLQEGEVRRVGESTPVKVDVRIVAATNRDIEVEVREKRFRQDLYYRLNVVSLRVPPLRERLEDVPALAEHFLKRANARSPEPKRLSKAAVEHLMNYSFPGNVRELENLVEQAAALAESEELLPEDFPVRLEARVDAAGPMGASLTPQSADTSTRMPTLAEAVDEAERRAIAQALERHGTDLGRVAEELAISSTTLWRKMKRLNLRPPGGDHRD, via the coding sequence GTGGACGACCAGCGCAACATGCGGGCCACCACCGCGCTCCTCCTGCGCTCCGAGCGCTACTCCGTCCTCGAGGCCGCCAACGGCGAGGAGGCGCTCGCGACGCTCGCGAGCAACGGGGTGGACCTGATGTTGACGGACCTGAAGATGGAGCCCATGGACGGGCTCACCCTCCTCAAGAAGGCGCTGGAGGTCACCCCGCGCCTGCAGGTCATCATGATGACGGCCTTCGGCTCCATCGAGAGCGCGGTGGAGGCCATGCGCCAGGGGGCGTTCGACTACGTCACCAAGCCCTTCAAGGAGGGCGAGCTGCGCTACCGGGTGGAGCGCGCGTTGGAGCGGGCCCGGCTGCTGGCGGCGGTGGACATGTTCGCCGGCGAGTTCAACGAGCGCTACGGCCTGTCCGCGCTGGTGGGCCGCAGCCCGGCCATGCAGGAGCTGCAGTCGCGGCTCATCCGCGTGGCGCAGAGCGACGCCACGGTGCTGGTGCAGGGCGAGAGCGGCACGGGCAAGGAGCTCGTCGCCCGCGCGGTGCACGCGCAGAGCCGGCGCAAGGACAAGCCCTTCGTCCCCGTCAACTGCGCCGCCATCTCCGAGACGCTGCTGGAGAGCGAGCTGTTCGGCCACGCCAAGGGCGCCTTCACCGGCGCGGTGCGTGCCCGCCGTGGCCTCGTCGAGGAGGCGGACGGCGGCACGCTCTTCATCGACGAGGTGACGGAGACGACGCCCGCCTTCCAGTCCAAGCTGCTGCGCACCCTGCAGGAGGGCGAGGTGCGGCGCGTGGGCGAGTCCACCCCGGTGAAGGTGGACGTGCGCATCGTCGCCGCCACCAACCGGGACATCGAGGTGGAGGTGCGCGAGAAGCGCTTCCGGCAGGACCTGTACTACCGGCTCAACGTGGTGTCGTTGCGCGTGCCGCCCCTGCGCGAGCGCCTGGAGGACGTGCCGGCGCTGGCCGAGCACTTCCTCAAGCGCGCCAACGCCCGCAGCCCGGAGCCCAAGCGCCTGTCGAAGGCGGCGGTGGAGCACCTGATGAACTACAGCTTCCCCGGCAACGTGCGCGAGCTGGAGAACCTGGTGGAGCAGGCGGCGGCGCTGGCCGAGTCGGAGGAGCTGCTGCCCGAGGACTTCCCGGTGCGCCTGGAGGCCCGCGTGGATGCAGCGGGCCCGATGGGGGCCTCGCTCACGCCCCAGTCGGCGGACACCAGCACCCGGATGCCCACGCTGGCCGAGGCAGTGGATGAGGCCGAGCGCCGGGCGATCGCCCAGGCCCTGGAGCGGCACGGGACGGACCTGGGCCGGGTCGCCGAGGAGCTGGCCATCTCCTCGACCACGCTGTGGCGGAAGATGAAGCGCCTCAACCTGCGTCCACCCGGGGGCGATCACCGGGACTGA
- the nuoF gene encoding NADH-quinone oxidoreductase subunit NuoF: MATTAFEPIISSAWGKPNSWTLDEYKKRGGYKGLEKALELAPAQIIDEVKKSNLRGRGGAGFPTGLKWSFVPKDSPKPKYLAVNGDESEPGTFKDRYILENDPHMMLEGIAIASYALGVHTCYVYLRGEFKLQAERANAAIKEAYAAGIFGKKMLGKDYQLDCYVVRGAGAYICGEETALLESLEGKKGWPRLKPPFPAVVGLFGCPTVVNNVETLASVPHVFTRGSAWYAGLGTDKSGGTRLVCLSGTVNRPGVYEVPLEATFTQLIFDDKYGRGLPAGRKIKAVIPGGSSAPILSPDELDIAMEFEAVKVKQTMAGSGGVIVMDDTTCMVRSLWRVARFYAEESCGQCTPCREGTPWQTRLLRKIEEGRGEPGDVEILSNVASSIAPYPPIGLGNTICALGDAAALPTHSFLMRFRDEFEAHIREHRCPFGDKPWGAFGEWS, encoded by the coding sequence ATGGCGACAACGGCATTTGAACCGATCATCTCGAGCGCCTGGGGGAAGCCCAACTCCTGGACGCTGGATGAGTACAAGAAGCGCGGGGGCTACAAGGGGCTGGAGAAGGCCCTGGAGCTGGCGCCGGCGCAGATCATCGACGAGGTGAAGAAGTCCAACCTCCGCGGGCGCGGCGGAGCCGGCTTCCCCACGGGCCTCAAGTGGAGCTTCGTCCCCAAGGACAGCCCCAAGCCCAAGTACCTCGCGGTCAACGGCGACGAGTCCGAGCCGGGCACCTTCAAGGACCGCTACATCCTCGAGAACGACCCGCACATGATGCTGGAGGGCATCGCCATCGCGTCCTACGCGCTGGGCGTGCACACCTGCTACGTGTACCTGCGCGGTGAGTTCAAGCTCCAGGCGGAGCGCGCCAACGCGGCCATCAAGGAGGCCTACGCCGCCGGCATCTTCGGCAAGAAGATGCTGGGCAAGGACTACCAGCTGGACTGCTACGTGGTGCGCGGCGCGGGCGCCTACATCTGCGGCGAGGAGACGGCGCTGCTCGAGAGCCTCGAGGGCAAGAAGGGCTGGCCCCGTCTCAAGCCGCCGTTCCCCGCGGTGGTGGGCCTGTTCGGCTGCCCCACGGTGGTCAACAACGTGGAGACGCTCGCCAGCGTGCCCCACGTGTTCACCCGCGGCTCGGCCTGGTACGCCGGCCTGGGCACCGACAAGTCGGGTGGCACCCGCCTGGTGTGCCTGTCCGGCACGGTGAACCGGCCGGGCGTCTACGAGGTGCCGCTGGAGGCGACGTTCACCCAGCTCATCTTCGACGACAAGTACGGCCGGGGCCTGCCCGCGGGTCGCAAGATAAAGGCCGTCATCCCGGGCGGCTCGTCGGCACCCATCCTCAGCCCGGACGAGCTGGACATCGCCATGGAGTTCGAGGCCGTCAAGGTGAAGCAGACCATGGCGGGCTCTGGCGGCGTCATCGTCATGGACGACACCACCTGCATGGTGCGCAGCCTGTGGCGCGTGGCCCGCTTCTACGCCGAGGAGTCGTGCGGCCAGTGCACGCCGTGCCGCGAGGGTACCCCGTGGCAGACGCGCCTCCTGCGGAAGATCGAAGAGGGCCGCGGCGAGCCGGGTGACGTGGAGATCCTCAGCAACGTGGCGTCCTCCATCGCGCCCTACCCGCCCATCGGTCTGGGCAACACCATCTGCGCGCTGGGCGATGCCGCGGCGCTGCCGACGCATTCCTTCCTCATGCGCTTCCGCGACGAGTTCGAGGCGCACATCCGCGAGCACCGCTGCCCGTTCGGCGACAAGCCCTGGGGCGCGTTCGGAGAGTGGTCGTGA